A window of the Fulvia fulva chromosome 3, complete sequence genome harbors these coding sequences:
- a CDS encoding Pre-mRNA-splicing factor ATP-dependent RNA helicase prp16: MASENSAKRRRIDDGDSDHLSIKPQRARPDRPQDRNGGPHVSRYGDATPRSYRVEGTPPREKFEGPERGVNNEDSAALDRDWYNYGEEGAVLGDDSHNPFGGTEDTTYADRIREQELLEKKLAVRSNVNPKFLQRQKDNDAWETNRMLASSVAQTRDMGMDFGEDDEETRVHLLVHDLKPPFLDGKTVFTKQLEPVSAVRDPQSDMAVFSRKGSKAVKERRQQKERQKQAQEATSTANTALGNIMGVKEEDTDSAAPNANGEEEPKNKGSKFAEHMKKQDKGQSDFSRTKSLREQREYLPAFAVREELLKVVRDNQVIIVVGQTGSGKTTQLTQFLYEDGYARNGFIGCTQPRRVAAMSVAKRVSEEMEVPLGGKVGYAIRFEDCTSKETQIKYMTDGVLLRESLTNPDLDQYSCIIMDEAHERALNTDVLMGLIKKVLARRRDLKLIVTSATMNAERFARFYGGAPEFFIPGRTFPVDIQYSRSPCEDYVDSAVRQVLAIHVSQPVGDILVFMTGQEDIEVTCELVEERLAQLNDPPKLSVLPIYSQMPADLQAKIFDRAAPGVRKVIVATNIAETSLTVDGIMYVVDCGFSKLKVYNPRMGMDTLQITPISQANASQRAGRAGRTGPGKAFHLYTERAFRDEFYIATIPEIQRTNLANTVLLLKSLGVKNLLDFDFMDPPPQDTITTSLFDLWALGALTNLGELTDLGRQMTSYPMDPSLAKLVIMSSTTYHCAEEMVTVVAMLSVPSVFYRPKERLEEADAAREKFFVHDSDHLTLLTVYQQWVANGRRDNWCVKHFLHPKALRRAEEVRTQITDIMSSNKMEIVSCGYDLDVVRQCICSGYYHQAAKRKGLGEYVNLRTSVTMALHPTSALYNSGDPPDYVVYHELILTSKEYMSVATAVDAHWLADLGGVFYSVKEKGYSAIQGRREMEYSKKAELEEQIRKDRSRQKEEEEEDEQRGVSGTKSSTNGPAKSAVKKVGGSKGSAVVKPVIGGRRKR, from the coding sequence ATGGCTAGCGAAAACAGCGCGAAGCGACGCAGAATCGACGACGGCGACTCGGACCATCTCAGCATCAAGCCGCAAAGAGCACGACCAGACCGACCGCAAGATCGCAATGGCGGACCTCATGTTTCGAGATATGGCGATGCGACGCCGCGCTCATATCGAGTTGAGGGCACGCCGCCTCGCGAAAAATTCGAGGGGCCGGAAAGGGGTGTAAACAATGAGGACTCGGCTGCTCTAGATCGTGACTGGTATAATTACGGCGAAGAGGGAGCAGTACTTGGTGATGATTCGCATAATCCGTTTGGAGGCACTGAAGATACAACGTATGCCGATCGCATACGTGAGCAGGAGCTGCTGGAGAAGAAGCTGGCAGTGAGGTCCAACGTTAATCCCAAGTTTTTGCAGCGACAGAAGGACAATGATGCCTGGGAGACGAATCGCATGCTGGCCAGTAGCGTCGCGCAGACGAGAGACATGGGCATGGATTTTGGTGAGGACGACGAAGAGACCAGAGTCCATTTGCTTGTGCACGACCTGAAGCCACCGTTTCTGGATGGCAAGACTGTATTTACAAAACAGCTTGAGCCAGTGAGCGCTGTCCGAGACCCGCAGAGCGACATGGCAGTGTTTTCGAGGAAAGGCAGCAAAGCCGTGAAGGAGCGTCGACAGCAGAAAGAGAGGCAGAAGCAGGCTCAGGAAGCGACATCTACAGCCAACACAGCACTAGGAAACATCATGGGAGTGAAAGAAGAGGACACAGACTCGGCTGCTCCGAATGCGAATGGTGAGGAAGAACCCAAGAACAAGGGCAGCAAGTTCGCAGAACACATGAAGAAACAGGACAAGGGACAGTCAGACTTCTCCAGGACGAAGAGCTTGAGAGAGCAGCGAGAGTACCTACCAGCTTTTGCGGTGCGAGAAGAGTTGCTGAAGGTCGTGCGGGATAACCAAGTCATCATCGTTGTTGGCCAGACAGGTTCTGGCAAGACAACGCAGCTTACACAGTTCTTGTATGAAGATGGCTACGCTAGAAACGGGTTCATTGGGTGTACGCAACCACGACGTGTTGCTGCCATGTCCGTCGCAAAGCGTGTCAGTGAAGAGATGGAGGTTCCTCTCGGTGGCAAAGTCGGCTATGCCATTCGTTTCGAAGACTGCACGAGCAAAGAGACCCAGATCAAGTACATGACGGATGGTGTCCTGCTAAGAGAATCGTTGACGAATCCTGATCTTGATCAGTACAGCTGCATCATCATGGACGAGGCTCACGAGCGCGCGCTCAACACGGATGTGCTGATGGGCCTGATCAAGAAAGTTCTTGCTCGACGACGAGATCTCAAGCTGATCGTGACTTCGGCAACCATGAACGCGGAACGCTTCGCTCGCTTCTACGGAGGTGCGCCAGAATTCTTCATACCAGGAAGAACGTTTCCAGTCGACATCCAATATTCGCGATCTCCTTGCGAGGACTACGTGGATAGTGCGGTACGACAAGTCCTTGCCATACACGTGAGTCAGCCTGTCGGAGATATTCTGGTGTTCATGACTGGACAAGAAGATATCGAAGTCACTTGCGAATTGGTCGAAGAGAGGCTGGCTCAGCTGAATGACCCTCCCAAGCTCAGCGTTCTGCCAATTTACTCCCAGATGCCTGCGGATCTACAAGCCAAGATCTTCGATCGTGCTGCACCCGGCGTGAGAAAGGTCATCGTGGCGACCAACATTGCCGAGACGTCGCTCACAGTCGACGGTATCATGTATGTCGTGGATTGTGGCTTCAGCAAGCTCAAAGTCTACAACCCACGCATGGGCATGGACACGTTACAGATCACACCGATCAGTCAAGCCAACGCATCGCAACGTGCTGGTCGTGCCGGACGTACTGGGCCTGGCAAAGCATTCCATCTCTACACGGAGCGAGCCTTTCGGGACGAGTTCTACATTGCCACGATACCCGAGATCCAGCGGACTAACCTTGCGAATACAGTTCTGCTTCTGAAGTCGCTTGGTGTGAAGAATCTTCTGGACTTTGACTTTATGGATCCTCCACCGCAAGACACCATTACGACCTCGCTCTTCGACCTATGGGCTCTAGGAGCGCTGACGAACCTGGGAGAGCTAACTGATCTTGGTCGTCAGATGACATCTTACCCCATGGATCCATCACTCGCCAAGCTCGTCATCATGTCTTCGACCACTTATCACTGTGCGGAGGAGATGGTGACCGTTGTTGCCATGCTCAGCGTACCCAGTGTCTTCTACCGCCCGAAGGAGCGTCTCGAAGAAGCAGATGCAGCACGTGAGAAGTTCTTCGTACACGACTCAGATCATCTTACGCTGCTCACTGTGTACCAGCAATGGGTCGCCAACGGACGGAGAGACAACTGGTGTGTCAAGCACTTCCTCCACCCCAAAGCACTACGCCGAGCAGAGGAGGTCCGCACTCAGATCACGGATATCATGTCCTCCAACAAAATGGAAATTGTCTCCTGCGGCTATGACCTCGACGTAGTCCGCCAGTGCATCTGCAGCGGTTACTACCACCAAGCAGCAAAACGAAAAGGCCTCGGCGAGTACGTGAACCTCCGCACGAGCGTTACCATGGCCCTACATCCTACCAGTGCCCTTTACAACAGCGGCGATCCGCCTGACTACGTTGTCTACCACGAACTCATCCTCACGAGCAAGGAGTATATGAGCGTCGCTACTGCCGTGGATGCGCATTGGCTTGCTGATCTGGGGGGTGTTTTCTATAGCGTGAAGGAGAAGGGGTACAGCGCTATTCAAGGAAGGAGAGAGATGGAGTATAGCAAGAAGGCAGAGCTTGAGGAGCAGATTAGGAAAGATAGGTCAAGgcagaaggaggaggaggaggaggatgAGCAGAGAGGAGTCTCTGGCACGAAGAGTAGCACTAATGGGCCGGCGAAGAGTGCTGTGAAGAAGGTGGGAGGGTCGAAGGGGAGTGCTGTTGTTAAGCCGGTTATTGGAGGCAGGCGGAAGAGGTAG
- a CDS encoding Ribosome-associated molecular chaperone SSB1, which translates to MADEVYDGAIGIDLGTTYSCVANYEGASVEIIANEQGSFTTPSFVSFTAEERLIGEAAKNQAAMNPENTVFDVKRLIGRRFDDPTVKKDIESWPFKVVEQGENQPHVQVQYLGETKTFSPQEISAMVLGKMKEVAETKLGKKVEKAVITVPAYFNDNQRQATKDAGAIAGLNVLRIINEPTAAAIAYGLGSGKSDKERNVLIYDLGGGTFDVSLLHIQGGVFTVKATAGDTHLGGQDFDTNLLDHCKKEFLKKQKKDISGDARALRRLRTACERAKRTLSNGTQTTIEIDSLFDGEDFNTNITRARFEDINAKAFNGTIQPVEQVLKDASIEKSKVDEIVLVGGSTRIPKIQKLLSDFFNGKKLEKSINPDEAVAYGAAVQAGILSGKATSADTADLLLLDVVPLSLGVAMEGNIFAPVVPRGQTVPTIKKVHYTQFLLFSVSYFFCCKILTARKSGGPPNICEIIPIPVWTRRTPPPHWQRTFTTVADNQQTVQFPVFQGERVNCEDNTSLGEFTLAPIPPMKAGDAVLEVVFEVDVNGILKVTATEKSSGRSANITISNSVGKLSSAEIEKMVEDAAKFKTSDDAFSKKFEARQQLESYISRVEEIVSDPTMSMKLKRGQKEKIESALSDAMAQLEIEDAGSDDLKKKELALKRVVTKAMSTR; encoded by the exons ATGGCAGACGAAGTTTACGATGGCGCGATCG GTATTGATCTTGGTACCACCTACTCGTGTGTGGCCAACTACGAGGGTGCCAGCGTCGAGATCA TCGCCAACGAGCAGGGAAGCTTCACCACCCCATCTTTCGTTTCCTTCACCGCAGAGGAGCGTCTGATTGGTGAGGCCGCCAAGAACCAGGCTGCTATGAACCCAGAGAACACCGTCTTCGATGTCAA GCGTCTGATCGGTCGCCGATTCGATGACCCGACTGTCAAGAAG GACATCGAGTCATGGCCCTTCAAGGTTGTGGAACAAGGCGAGAACCAGCCACACGTTCAAGTTCAGTACTTGG GCGAGACCAAGACATTCTCTCCACAAGAGATCTCCGCTATGGTCCTTGGAAAG ATGAAGGAAGTTGCCGAGACCAAGTTGGGCAAGAAGGTTGAGAAGGCTGTCATTACCGTTCCCGCCTACTTCAACGACAACCAGCGTCAGGCTACCAAGGATGCCGGCGCCATCGCTGGTCTCAACGTCCTCCGCATCATCAACGAGCCGACCGCTGCCGCCATTGCCTACGGCCTCGGTTCTGGCAAATCTGACAAGGAGCGCAACGTGCTCATCTACGATCTCGGCGGAGGAACCTTCGACGTGTCTCTCCTCCACATCCAGGGCGGCGTCTTCACTGTGAAGGCCACTGCCGGCGATACCCATTTGGGCGGTCAAGATTTCGATACCAACTTGCTCGACCACTGCAAGAAGGAGTTTCTCAAGAAGCAGAAGAAGG ACATCTCCGGCGACGCACGTGCCCTCCGTCGTCTACGAACTGCTTGCGAGCGTGCCAAGCGTACCCTGTCCAACGGAACTCAGACTACCATCGAGATCGACTCCCTCTTCGACGGCGAGGACTTCAACACCAACATCACCCGTGCCCGTTTCGAAGACATCAACGCCAAGGCTTTCAACGGCACCATCCAGCCAGTCGAGCAAGTCCTTAAGGACGCATCGATCGAGAAGAGCAAGGTTGACGAGATCGTGCTTGTCGGTGGTTCTACCCGTATTCCAAAGATCCAGAAGCTCCTTTCCGACTTCTTCAACGGCAAGAAGCTTGAGAAGAGCATCAACCCCGACGAGGCTGTCGCATATGGTGCCGCTGTCCAGGCTGGTATCCTCTCCGGCAAGGCCACTTCCGCCGACACCGCCGACCTTCTGCTCCTCGATGTCGTCCCACTTTCGCTGGGTGTCGCCATGGAGGGCAACATCTTCGCTCCAGTCGTCCCACGTGGCCAGACAGTCCCTACTATCAAGA AGGTACACTACACTCAGTTTCTTCTGTTTTCTGTTTCGTATTTCTTCTGTTGCAAAATTCTCACTGCCAGGAAATCTGGAGGACCACCGAACATCTGCGAAATCATACCTATACCGGTCTGGACAAGAAGAACGCCACCGCCGCATTGGCAG CGTACCTTTACCACGGTTGCCGA CAATCAACAAACCGTACAGTTCCCG GTCTTCCAAGGTGAGCGGGTGAACTGCGAGGACAACACCTCCCTCGGAGAGTTCACTCTCGCACCTATCCCACCAATGAAGGCTGGTGACGCAGTCCTCGAGGTCGTCTTCGAAGTCGATGTCAACGGTATTCTCAAGGTCACAG CAACTGAGAAATCCTCTGGTCGTTCCGCCAACATCACCATCTCCAACTCCGTCGGCAAGCTCAGCAGCGCCGAGATCGAGAAGATGGTTGAGGATGCCGCCAAGTTCAAGACCAGCGACGACGCTTTCAGCAAGAAGTTCGAGGCCCGCCAACAGTTGGAGAGCTACATCAGCAGAGTCGAGGAGATCGTGTCCGACCCGACAATGAGCATGAAGCTCAAGCGTGGCCAGAAGGAGAAGATTGAGAGCGCTCTGTCCGACGCCATGGCTCAGCTCGAGATCGAGGACGCAGGCAGCGACGACCTCAAGAAGAAGGAGCTTGCGCTCAAGCGTGTGGTCACCAAGGCCATGTCCACCCGGTAA
- a CDS encoding Cholinephosphotransferase 1 codes for MLESGSRARSASMETQNEFRMYTDNMSTDRPATGTLSENGLKHFKTYKYSSVDKSPISHYVLRHYWNFCVEFLPLWLAPNMVTLIGFFFVIGNVALQQLMDPSLSGPQYAWVSYSYAFGVWAYSTMDNIDGKQARRTGTSSGLGELFDHGIDSLNCTLASLLETSAMGLGATKLGALTALIPCLPMFFSTWETYHTHTLYLGYFNGPTEGLLIASLIMLASGFYGPQIWHEPMANVLGNEAMLGTLSVKDIWAPLLLVAFLVAHLPSCVLNVVAARHEKNLPVAPVFLEWTPMLLFCGSLVAWIGSPYSTILTENHIALLCLTLSFVFGRMTTKTILAHLTRQPFPYWTSLLAPLVGGAVMVNLPYLGFQAVSPVVQLYYLWGYFFFAMVVYFRWAHVVCNAICSYLGINCLTIPDEKWKTLQRERAKSA; via the exons ATGTTGGAGAGCGGAAGTCGTGCTCGAAGCGCAAGCATGGAAACACAAA ACGAATTTAGGATGTATACTGACAACATGAGCACAGATAGGCCTGCTACAGGCACACTATCCGAAAACGGCCTCAAACACTTCAAGACGTATAAATACTCCTCAGTGGACAAGTCGCCGATATCACACTATGTCTTGCGGCACTAT TGGAACTTCTGCGTCGAATTCCTCCCCCTCTGGCTCGCGCCAAACATGGTAACCCTCATCGGCTTCTTCTTCGTCATCGGCAACGTAGCCCTCCAACAACTCATGGACCCCTCCCTCAGCGGACCTCAATATGCCTGGGTTTCCTACTCCTACGCCTTCGGCGTCTGGGCTTACTCCACTATGGATAACATCGACGGGAAGCAAGCACGACGGACTGGAACATCCTCTGGCCTTGGGGAGCTCTTTGATCACGGAATTGATTCGCTGAATTGTACCCTTGCCAGTCTGCTGGAAACGAGTGCGATGGGGCTGGGCGCGACGAAACTTGGAGCGCTGACGGCGCTGATCCCGTGCTTACCGATGTTCTTCTCGACGTGGGAGACGTATCATACGCATACGCTGTATTTGGGGTATTTCAATGGGCCTACTGAGGGGTTGCTTATTGCTTCGTTGATTATGCTGGCTTCGGGATTCTATGGACCGCAGATCTGGCATGAGCCTATGGCGAACGTGCTTGGGAATGAAGCGATGTTGGGGACGTTGAGTGTGAAAGATATATGGGCTCCACTTTTGCTGGTCGCGTTCCTGGTCGCACACTTACCGTCCTGCGTCCTCAATGTGGTGGCAGCGAGGCACGAGAAGAATCTTCCCGTCGCACCGGTCTTTCTGGAATGGACGCCTATGCTTCTCTTCTGCGGATCCCTTGTTGCGTGGATCGGATCGCCTTACTCCACTATCTTGACAGAGAACCACATAGCTCTGCTGTGTCTTACCTTATCCTTCGTCTTCGGGCGGATGACAACTAAGACGATCCTGGCCCATCTGACACGACAACCATTCCCGTACTGGACCTCTCTACTCGCGCCGCTCGTGGGTGGCGCGGTCATGGTCAATCTGCCATATCTTGGATTCCAGGCTGTGTCTCCAGTGGTACAGCTCTACTATCTTTGGGGGTACTTCTTTTTCGCGATGGTGGTTTACTTCCGTTGGGCCCATGTGGTGTGCAATGCTATCTGTAGCTATCTAGGCATCAACTGCCTTACGATTCCGGATGAGAAGTGGAAGACGTTGCAAAGGGAGAGGGCGAAGAGTGCTTGA